A window of Desulfuromonas soudanensis genomic DNA:
ATGCTCGCTTCGTCATCGACCACCAGAATCGTATTTTTAGGTTGAGTCAACTCGCGTTCTCCCGCGGCGGCAAATAAATATTGGCCTGATAAGCCCTGACAGCTAATCAGGAAAGGATGTTCTGGGTGTTTGACCTCTTTGCGGTCTTTGCGTCTCTGCGTGAGACAGACCTTTGCCTTTGAAGGACTACAAGCATCTCACGCAGAGACGCAGAGACCGAAGAGGAAACCTTTTACAATCAATGGCTTTCCTCAGGATCTAATAAACATCAAAGTCCGTTTCACGCAACGACACGACGACGCAACGAGAATCTTGACTTTGACCCTGACCCAAAAACGTTGCGTCGTTGCGGCGTCGCGTGAGGCAAAGGTCTTGATTATATTTCTCTTTGTCTCTGTGATCCAGGCGTGGAAGTTTTGATCGACCATAGTAACTGATTCATCGGCCAGTTTCATCCGATGCCAGATAAATCGTGAACAGAGCTCCCCCGTTTCGCCCCGTTTCGGCTTCGATCCGGCCGCCGTGGGCCTCGACAATGGTGAGGACGCTGGCCAGACCGAGGCCGGTGCCGAAATCCTTGGTCGTGAAAAACGGCTCGAAAATTCGCTCCTTGATCCCTTCGGGGATCCCCCTCCCCGTGTCCTCGACATAGATCCTGGAGCCATCGCGGCTCACCCCGAGCGTGAGAGTCCCTCCTTCGGGCATCGCTTCGGCGCCATTGATCACCAGATCCCAGAGGGCCTGGCGAAACTGCTTTCGGTCCACGGAAACTACGACCCCCGGCGAGTACTCGCGGCGGATTTTCACCGCGGCAAATCGGGGGTCGACGGTGACCATCTCGGCCAGTTCATCGAAGAGGGCCGAGAGATCGACGGCTTCGAATCGCGGCGGCGAGGGCTTGGCATAGACGAGAAAATCGGTCAGGAGGCCGTTGAGGCGATCGACCTCCCGGACCACGATCCCCATCAGCCGGAGCCCGGCCTTATCGACGGCGCCGGTCTCCATCAGCAGCTGCACCGAGCCGCTGATCGAGGCGAGAGGATTGCGGATCTCATGAGCCATCCCCGAAGCGAGGCGGCCAACAGCCGCCAGGCGGTCGGAGCGCTGCAACTGCTCCTGCATTTCCTTGAACGCCGTCAGATCCTGAAAGGTGATCAAGAGGGCGCTCGGCTGTTCATCGGGATCCCTGACCAGTGTCGAGGAATAACCGAGGAGGAGACTGCGCCCGGAAGGGTCGACAAATTCGCCCTCGCCGCGCTTGACGACCTGGAGCGAGCCGTTGTCAAAGGCGGCGAATCCCGGGAACAGTGCCCTGACGTCCCGATCGTAGACCTCTTCGAGGGACAGACCGGTCAGCTTGCTTGCCGCGACATTGAAGGAACGAATTCGTCCCTGGGAATTAACGATCATCAGGCCGCTGCTGATGTTGGCCAGAATGGTGCGGTTGAGATTGCCCAGTTCCTCGTAGTCAATCGCCTTTTTTTCGAAGGCCTGGACACTGCGTTTCAGGCGTTCGGAGAGCGTTCCGCCAAGAAAGGCGGTGAGGAAAAAGGCGGTGACATTGATGAAAACGGCGAAAAAATAAGTCTGACCGTCCACCTGCTTCGGAAAGACGAGCCCCTCCAGCAGCGGCAGATACCCGTAATACTGAAGATCGAGCAGGCTGCCGTAAAGAATAGCCGCCGCCGAAGCCACGAAATAGATCTCATGACGGCTGAGAAAAAAACTGGCGCTGATGATGACCAGAAGGAAGAGAAAGGAGAAGAGGCTGCCGATGCCGCCGGTGACATAGATGAGCGATACGGAAAAAAGGAGGTCCCAGACCACCTGAAGCTGAACAAAACGCCGGAAGAGGACAATCCTCGGCAGCCAGAGGGCGGAACCGAGGGTCTGCAGAATGGAGATGCCGACCAGAGCATAGAGATAGGGCAATGGGGAGCCGGCCATCTCGCTGCCATCGGCAAAACGCAACAGAATGCTCCCCCCGAGGAACAACACGAGAACGAGCACCCGGATGGCCAGAAACCAGGTCAGCTGTCGCAGGGAAGGGGCGCTGCCGCCCCTTCCCTCTTCGGTATTTCCGATCATCGCGCCGGATTACCCTCCGGCCGCGCCGGCCAGTTTAAAGATCGGCAGGTACATGGCGATGACCAGACCGCCGACGGTGACGCCGAGGAAGAGCATGAGGAGCGGCTCCATCATGGCAGTGAGGTTGGAAACGGCAT
This region includes:
- a CDS encoding two-component system sensor histidine kinase NtrB, which codes for MIGNTEEGRGGSAPSLRQLTWFLAIRVLVLVLFLGGSILLRFADGSEMAGSPLPYLYALVGISILQTLGSALWLPRIVLFRRFVQLQVVWDLLFSVSLIYVTGGIGSLFSFLFLLVIISASFFLSRHEIYFVASAAAILYGSLLDLQYYGYLPLLEGLVFPKQVDGQTYFFAVFINVTAFFLTAFLGGTLSERLKRSVQAFEKKAIDYEELGNLNRTILANISSGLMIVNSQGRIRSFNVAASKLTGLSLEEVYDRDVRALFPGFAAFDNGSLQVVKRGEGEFVDPSGRSLLLGYSSTLVRDPDEQPSALLITFQDLTAFKEMQEQLQRSDRLAAVGRLASGMAHEIRNPLASISGSVQLLMETGAVDKAGLRLMGIVVREVDRLNGLLTDFLVYAKPSPPRFEAVDLSALFDELAEMVTVDPRFAAVKIRREYSPGVVVSVDRKQFRQALWDLVINGAEAMPEGGTLTLGVSRDGSRIYVEDTGRGIPEGIKERIFEPFFTTKDFGTGLGLASVLTIVEAHGGRIEAETGRNGGALFTIYLASDETGR